In the genome of Halapricum salinum, one region contains:
- a CDS encoding FAD-binding and (Fe-S)-binding domain-containing protein produces the protein MGISDHVGQSGPSVDPAEDGRADYDYVSGEVERPGLVADLRSRVEGDVRFDEYTRQLYATDASAYEVTPIGVVFPQDTDDVSSVMTYCAEREIPVLPRGGGTSLAGQTVNEAVVLDFSRHMTGLLDVDPEGQTARLECGMYIGDLNTELEDHGLKFAPDPAWRDKSAIGGAIGNNSSGSHSLKYGMTAAYVESAEVVLADGTVTEWGEMSLEELSDRADPDGDLEAQICATVERLIEEEGDEILDAFPSLKRNVSGYDLDRLVERAREEESVNLAKLLCGSEGTLATVTKATVGLESLPNTKSVALLFYEDLVSAMEDVSIILEHDPAAVEVLDEVLLDLAADTEDFGDLVEEILPDGTRATLLVEFYAEDDADGKQKVANLFADRTAGVESMVEPDEGAADITDEDVIAFDAREAHDDDQRKRFWKLRKSGLPILLGRTTDEKHISFIEDMAVPPENLPGFVEGFQEVLEDNGTIASIYAHAGPGCLHIRPLVNTKTLDGVNQMRSIAEDATDLVVEYGGSVSGEHGDGRARSGWNRKLYGQHVWELLRDLKHTFDPDWLLNPSQVCGYAADEELPEGVPERARVADMAENLRFDPEYELEIPFEPTLNWDNDNGMAGMVELCHGCGGCRGPQGTTGGVMCPTYRAANEEIQATRGRANMLRQAMSGDLPDDPREEEFMEEVLDLCVGCKGCAKDCPSEVDMAKLKVEVKHAHHEQEGPGIRDRLFANAGTLYPLASALAPLSNWAQKLPGAGIVQEKLFGIARERELPTFYRNTFVDRFADHEPAVSEEAADRKVLLFPDTFTNYNRPEAGMAAVEVLEAAGVHVEVPTDVVDSGRAPHSKGFLDTAREQAEENVAKLAPRVEEEWDVVLVEPSEAVMFQSDYLDLLSGDDVERVAANAYGIAEYLDVHRLDAEIDFDAPTESLSYHGHCHQKATKKDHHAVGVLRRAGYEVDAVDSSCCGMAGSFGYEAEHYSMSKAIASILYDQLDRSSGESVVAPGASCRGQLKDYEGEEPPHPIERLADALA, from the coding sequence ATGGGAATCAGCGATCACGTCGGACAGTCCGGGCCGTCAGTGGATCCCGCCGAGGACGGACGCGCCGACTACGACTACGTCTCGGGAGAGGTCGAACGACCGGGTCTCGTCGCGGACCTGCGCTCGCGCGTCGAGGGAGACGTCCGCTTCGACGAGTACACCCGCCAGCTCTATGCGACCGACGCCAGCGCATACGAGGTGACGCCGATCGGCGTCGTCTTCCCGCAGGATACCGACGACGTCTCGAGCGTGATGACCTACTGCGCCGAACGGGAGATCCCCGTCCTCCCGCGGGGTGGCGGGACGAGTCTCGCCGGCCAGACCGTCAACGAGGCCGTCGTACTGGACTTCTCGCGGCACATGACTGGCCTGCTCGACGTCGATCCCGAGGGACAGACCGCCCGACTCGAGTGTGGAATGTACATCGGTGATCTCAACACCGAACTCGAAGACCACGGACTAAAGTTCGCGCCCGACCCGGCCTGGCGGGATAAGAGCGCCATCGGCGGGGCGATCGGGAACAACTCCTCGGGGTCACACTCGCTGAAGTACGGCATGACCGCCGCCTACGTCGAGAGTGCGGAGGTCGTGCTGGCCGACGGGACTGTCACCGAGTGGGGCGAGATGAGTCTGGAAGAACTGAGTGACCGGGCAGATCCCGATGGCGACCTCGAAGCGCAGATCTGCGCGACCGTCGAGCGCCTGATCGAGGAGGAAGGCGACGAGATTCTGGACGCCTTCCCGAGCCTGAAGCGCAACGTCTCCGGCTACGACCTCGACAGGCTGGTCGAACGCGCACGCGAGGAGGAGTCAGTCAATCTCGCAAAGTTGCTCTGCGGGAGTGAGGGGACACTCGCGACGGTCACGAAAGCCACTGTCGGACTCGAATCCTTGCCGAACACCAAGTCCGTCGCGTTGCTGTTCTACGAGGATCTCGTCAGCGCGATGGAAGACGTCTCGATCATCCTCGAACACGACCCCGCGGCAGTCGAAGTGCTCGACGAGGTCCTGCTGGATCTGGCCGCCGATACCGAGGATTTCGGCGATCTTGTCGAGGAGATTTTGCCCGATGGAACCCGGGCCACGCTGCTGGTGGAGTTCTACGCCGAGGACGACGCCGACGGCAAGCAGAAGGTCGCGAACCTCTTTGCCGACCGCACTGCGGGCGTCGAGTCGATGGTCGAGCCCGACGAGGGCGCGGCCGATATCACCGACGAGGACGTCATCGCCTTCGACGCTCGCGAGGCCCACGACGACGACCAGCGCAAGCGCTTCTGGAAGCTTCGCAAGTCCGGCCTCCCGATTCTGCTCGGCCGGACGACAGACGAAAAACACATCTCCTTCATCGAGGACATGGCGGTCCCGCCGGAGAACCTCCCCGGGTTCGTCGAGGGATTCCAGGAAGTCCTCGAAGACAACGGCACGATTGCGAGCATCTACGCCCACGCCGGCCCTGGTTGCTTGCACATCCGGCCGCTCGTGAATACCAAGACGCTGGACGGCGTGAACCAGATGCGCTCGATCGCCGAGGACGCGACCGATCTGGTCGTCGAGTACGGTGGTAGCGTCTCGGGCGAACACGGTGACGGTCGCGCCCGGAGCGGGTGGAACCGGAAACTCTACGGCCAGCACGTCTGGGAGCTCCTCCGAGACCTGAAGCACACTTTCGATCCGGACTGGCTGCTGAACCCGAGTCAAGTGTGTGGCTACGCCGCCGACGAGGAGCTGCCGGAGGGCGTCCCCGAGCGCGCTCGCGTGGCGGACATGGCCGAGAATCTCCGGTTCGATCCCGAGTACGAACTCGAGATCCCGTTCGAGCCGACGCTGAACTGGGACAACGACAACGGCATGGCCGGAATGGTCGAACTCTGTCACGGCTGTGGCGGCTGTCGCGGCCCGCAGGGAACGACTGGCGGCGTGATGTGCCCGACCTATCGAGCCGCGAACGAGGAGATCCAGGCGACTCGTGGGCGGGCGAACATGCTTCGCCAGGCAATGAGTGGCGACCTCCCTGACGATCCACGAGAAGAGGAATTCATGGAGGAGGTGCTGGATCTCTGTGTCGGCTGCAAAGGGTGTGCCAAGGACTGCCCGAGCGAGGTCGACATGGCCAAGCTCAAAGTGGAGGTCAAACACGCCCACCACGAGCAAGAGGGACCGGGGATCCGCGATCGGCTGTTCGCCAACGCCGGCACGCTCTACCCACTCGCGAGCGCGCTCGCCCCGCTGTCGAACTGGGCACAGAAGCTTCCTGGTGCCGGAATCGTTCAGGAGAAATTGTTCGGAATCGCTCGCGAGCGGGAACTCCCCACATTCTACCGCAACACCTTCGTCGATCGATTCGCCGATCACGAGCCAGCTGTCAGCGAGGAGGCGGCCGACCGGAAAGTCCTGCTGTTCCCCGACACCTTCACCAACTACAACCGTCCCGAGGCGGGAATGGCCGCCGTCGAAGTACTGGAAGCGGCGGGCGTCCACGTCGAGGTCCCTACCGACGTGGTCGACTCCGGGCGCGCACCGCACTCGAAGGGCTTTCTGGACACGGCTCGCGAGCAGGCCGAGGAGAACGTCGCGAAACTCGCACCGCGAGTCGAGGAGGAATGGGACGTCGTCCTCGTCGAACCCTCTGAGGCAGTGATGTTCCAGTCGGACTACCTCGACTTGCTCTCGGGCGACGACGTCGAACGCGTCGCGGCCAACGCCTACGGAATCGCCGAATATCTGGACGTGCATCGGTTGGACGCGGAAATCGACTTCGACGCACCCACCGAGTCGCTCTCGTATCACGGCCACTGCCACCAGAAGGCGACCAAGAAGGATCACCACGCGGTAGGTGTGCTCCGACGGGCAGGTTACGAGGTCGACGCCGTCGATTCCAGCTGTTGTGGGATGGCCGGCTCGTTCGGCTACGAGGCCGAGCACTACTCGATGAGCAAGGCCATCGCGTCGATCCTCTACGACCAGCTCGACCGGAGTTCGGGCGAGTCCGTCGTCGCACCTGGGGCCTCCTGCCGCGGCCAGCTCAAAGACTACGAGGGCGAGGAACCGCCCCACCCGATCGAGCGGCTCGCCGACGCCCTTGCCTGA
- a CDS encoding alpha/beta fold hydrolase gives MKLRNALGAVVGGVGLAAVTNRVLSSKSEALAPPLSGEHRTYRWRGFDVGYTEAGDPDDPELVLFHGVNAAASSHEFEPVFDALAENYHVLAPDLPGFGTSDRPPLLYSASLYQTFVADFCVDLTDEPTVVGSGLSGAYVALAAEEIEVERLVLISPTDSTMGGDGQRAWVRSLLRAPVVGQALYNGIVSERSMRHFHADHGYFDLDNLTDERLDYEWQSAHQPGARFAPASFLAGYLDPEQSLEEALGRLDVPVTLVWGRDASVTPLWEGRSLAESADATLVVFDESLLLPHVEHPNQFVDVLSGDFDSESG, from the coding sequence ATGAAACTCCGGAACGCGCTCGGTGCAGTCGTCGGCGGGGTCGGCCTCGCGGCCGTGACCAACCGCGTGCTCTCCTCGAAATCCGAAGCACTCGCCCCCCCGTTGTCGGGCGAACATCGGACGTATCGCTGGCGAGGGTTCGACGTCGGATACACCGAGGCCGGCGATCCCGATGATCCCGAGCTGGTGCTCTTTCACGGCGTCAACGCCGCAGCCTCCAGCCACGAATTCGAACCCGTCTTCGACGCGCTGGCCGAGAACTACCACGTTCTCGCACCCGACCTGCCGGGCTTCGGGACCTCCGATCGCCCGCCGCTTCTGTACTCGGCGTCGCTCTACCAGACGTTCGTCGCCGACTTCTGTGTCGACCTCACGGACGAGCCGACGGTCGTCGGATCTGGTCTCTCAGGCGCGTACGTCGCGCTGGCGGCCGAAGAGATCGAGGTCGAGCGCCTGGTACTGATCTCGCCGACGGACTCGACCATGGGTGGTGACGGCCAGCGAGCCTGGGTCCGGTCACTACTGCGCGCACCAGTCGTCGGCCAGGCGCTGTACAACGGGATCGTGAGCGAGCGCTCGATGCGGCATTTCCACGCCGATCACGGTTACTTCGATCTCGACAACCTCACTGACGAGCGACTCGACTACGAGTGGCAGAGCGCCCACCAGCCCGGCGCGCGCTTCGCCCCGGCGTCGTTCCTCGCTGGCTATCTCGACCCCGAGCAATCCCTGGAGGAGGCCCTGGGCCGCCTCGACGTCCCGGTGACGCTGGTCTGGGGACGAGACGCGTCGGTAACGCCGCTGTGGGAGGGCCGCTCGCTCGCGGAATCCGCCGACGCGACGTTGGTCGTCTTCGACGAGTCGCTATTGTTGCCCCACGTCGAACACCCCAACCAGTTCGTCGACGTACTGAGTGGCGATTTCGACAGCGAGTCGGGCTGA
- a CDS encoding DUF7111 family protein, which translates to MTEASASANGITARYEETETERILTFDRDGRTAAVAQNIEGYAMLKVRPSADGDELERYYGFDMALDHAGELLGVSPHDLPIPEPAEDMGM; encoded by the coding sequence ATGACCGAGGCCTCTGCGTCCGCGAACGGTATCACCGCCCGCTACGAAGAGACAGAGACTGAGCGCATCCTGACGTTCGATCGCGACGGGCGGACCGCTGCCGTCGCCCAGAACATCGAGGGCTACGCCATGCTGAAAGTCCGGCCGAGTGCCGACGGGGACGAACTCGAACGCTACTACGGCTTCGATATGGCGCTCGACCATGCTGGCGAACTGCTGGGCGTCTCGCCGCACGACCTCCCGATCCCCGAGCCCGCCGAAGACATGGGTATGTAG
- a CDS encoding acyl-CoA dehydrogenase, with product MDFSPTTEQRQIQEMVAEFVDEEVVPRAAEIDDEDEFPQDLIDEMADLGLMGMPIPEEYGGAGLDYHAYAMALEEISRGSGGLGTIVAAHISLACNMIYEFGDESQKEAYLTPLAEGREIGAFALSEAGAGSDVPAMETTAEKDGDEYVVNGGKLWISNGSVADTVVLFAKTDPEADNKGISSFIVRPEEDDGFHVEGTEHKLGDKGCPTAELRFDDMRIPESRRLGEEGRGFVHALKTLNGGRITIAARGVGIAQAALDEALQYAQDREQFDRPISDFQAIQHKLADMDTKLQAARLLMHQAADLKDRGENHIKEAAQAKLYASEISREVANEGIQIHGGYGYTKDFPVERFYRDAKLNEIYEGTSEVLRNTIADQLLQ from the coding sequence ATGGACTTTAGCCCGACCACCGAGCAGCGCCAGATCCAGGAGATGGTCGCCGAGTTCGTCGACGAAGAGGTCGTCCCGCGCGCGGCAGAGATCGACGACGAAGACGAATTTCCACAGGATCTGATCGACGAGATGGCCGACCTCGGCCTGATGGGCATGCCAATCCCCGAGGAGTACGGCGGGGCCGGCCTGGACTACCACGCCTACGCGATGGCACTCGAAGAGATCTCCCGGGGCAGTGGCGGCCTCGGGACCATCGTCGCAGCGCACATCTCGCTGGCGTGCAACATGATCTACGAATTTGGCGACGAGAGTCAAAAAGAGGCGTATCTCACGCCGCTGGCGGAAGGCCGAGAGATCGGTGCGTTCGCGCTCTCGGAAGCAGGGGCGGGCAGCGACGTTCCAGCGATGGAGACGACTGCCGAGAAAGACGGTGACGAGTACGTGGTTAACGGCGGAAAGCTGTGGATCTCCAACGGGTCAGTGGCCGACACGGTCGTCCTCTTCGCCAAGACCGATCCCGAGGCCGACAACAAGGGAATCTCCTCGTTCATCGTCCGCCCCGAGGAAGACGACGGCTTCCACGTCGAGGGGACCGAACACAAACTCGGTGACAAGGGCTGTCCCACGGCCGAGTTGCGCTTCGACGACATGCGAATTCCAGAATCGCGGCGACTCGGCGAGGAGGGCCGGGGATTCGTCCACGCGCTGAAGACGCTCAATGGTGGTCGAATCACCATCGCCGCTCGCGGGGTCGGGATCGCCCAGGCAGCCCTGGACGAGGCCCTCCAGTACGCCCAGGATCGCGAGCAGTTCGACCGGCCGATCAGCGACTTCCAGGCGATCCAGCACAAGCTCGCGGACATGGACACCAAGCTCCAGGCCGCCCGGCTGCTCATGCACCAGGCCGCAGATCTGAAAGACCGCGGCGAGAACCACATCAAAGAGGCCGCACAGGCGAAGCTCTACGCCTCCGAAATTTCCAGAGAGGTGGCAAACGAGGGGATCCAGATCCACGGCGGCTACGGCTACACCAAGGACTTCCCGGTCGAGCGATTCTACCGCGACGCCAAACTCAACGAGATCTACGAGGGGACCAGCGAAGTCCTCAGGAATACGATCGCCGATCAGTTGCTCCAGTAG
- a CDS encoding 3-hydroxyacyl-CoA dehydrogenase family protein translates to MRELDAVHTVGVVGAGTMGSGIAQVAATNGYDVVMRDVDQQALTSGAESIQDSLDRFVRKDRFTESEAASIRDRIDATTDLADLAECDLVVEAVVENLEVKQDIFAELDDIVDDDVVLATNTSTLSITSIASVTDREGFVVGLHFMNPVPLMPGVEVIAGEKTEARAAKFAHDFAESLEKQTWQSDDKPGFVVNRVLIPWVCEGIRTLDEGTATREDIDRGLKLGTNVPMGPLELADHIGLDICLNAAETLHEELGDRYKPPYLLKRKVDAGDLGKKTGKGFYEYE, encoded by the coding sequence ATGCGCGAACTCGATGCAGTGCACACCGTCGGCGTCGTCGGCGCGGGGACGATGGGAAGTGGAATCGCCCAGGTCGCCGCGACCAACGGCTACGACGTGGTCATGCGCGACGTCGACCAGCAGGCCCTGACCAGCGGTGCGGAGTCGATCCAGGACAGTCTCGATCGCTTCGTCCGGAAGGACCGGTTCACCGAGAGCGAGGCCGCCTCGATCCGGGACCGAATCGACGCGACGACCGACCTCGCTGATCTCGCCGAGTGCGACCTCGTCGTCGAGGCCGTGGTCGAGAACCTGGAAGTCAAACAGGACATCTTCGCGGAGCTGGACGACATCGTCGACGATGATGTCGTCCTGGCGACCAACACCAGCACGCTCTCGATCACCTCCATCGCCAGCGTCACCGACCGCGAGGGATTCGTCGTCGGCCTCCACTTCATGAATCCCGTCCCGCTGATGCCCGGCGTCGAGGTCATCGCCGGCGAGAAGACAGAGGCCCGCGCTGCGAAATTCGCCCACGACTTCGCCGAGTCCCTGGAGAAGCAGACCTGGCAGTCCGACGATAAGCCCGGGTTCGTCGTCAATCGCGTGCTCATTCCCTGGGTGTGTGAAGGCATTCGGACACTCGACGAGGGGACGGCGACGCGCGAGGATATCGACCGCGGACTCAAGCTCGGAACGAACGTTCCCATGGGACCGCTCGAACTGGCCGATCACATCGGTCTGGACATCTGTCTGAACGCCGCCGAGACACTCCACGAAGAACTGGGCGATCGGTACAAGCCGCCCTACTTGCTCAAGCGCAAGGTCGATGCGGGTGATCTGGGCAAGAAGACCGGCAAGGGATTCTACGAGTACGAGTGA
- a CDS encoding class 1 fructose-bisphosphatase, whose amino-acid sequence MGNPGSRSDLDADETSIVTPIIETLADAVPKIRTAFETHRAYEGEENPSGEEMLAADVYADELLESRLGDLDCVGTYASEERADPVDTGEGLSLAVDPLDGSSNLTSNNGVGTIVGIYDAELPATGRDLLGAIYVLYGPTTTAMVATEAGVTEYLVSDGDLDVLTEEVEINDEGAVYGFGGPVPEWSREFRRYAMSIQRRLKRRYGGALVGDVNQVLSYGGVFAYPELETRPEGKLRLQFEANPIAFIVEQAGGESFDGDSSVLETEAERLHQRTPLFVGSEEPMAQLIETLGGRARDPHVTTRDSPWE is encoded by the coding sequence ATGGGGAACCCCGGTTCGCGGTCAGACCTCGACGCCGACGAGACATCGATCGTCACACCGATCATCGAAACGCTCGCCGACGCAGTGCCGAAGATCAGAACCGCCTTCGAGACACATCGTGCCTACGAGGGCGAGGAGAATCCGAGCGGTGAGGAGATGCTCGCCGCGGACGTCTACGCCGACGAACTCCTCGAATCCCGACTCGGCGACCTCGACTGTGTGGGGACCTACGCCAGCGAAGAGCGTGCGGATCCGGTCGACACGGGCGAGGGACTCTCGCTGGCGGTCGATCCGCTCGACGGATCCAGCAATCTCACGTCGAACAACGGCGTCGGGACCATCGTCGGGATCTACGACGCCGAACTTCCGGCGACAGGCCGCGACCTCCTCGGTGCAATCTACGTCCTCTACGGACCGACGACGACCGCGATGGTCGCCACCGAGGCGGGAGTCACGGAGTATCTGGTCAGCGACGGCGACCTCGACGTGTTGACCGAGGAGGTCGAAATCAACGACGAGGGAGCCGTCTACGGATTCGGCGGCCCAGTCCCGGAGTGGTCACGAGAGTTTCGCCGGTACGCCATGTCGATCCAGCGCCGACTCAAGCGTCGGTACGGCGGCGCGCTCGTCGGCGACGTCAACCAGGTGCTGAGCTACGGCGGTGTGTTCGCCTATCCGGAGTTAGAGACGCGGCCCGAGGGCAAACTACGACTGCAGTTCGAGGCCAATCCGATCGCGTTCATCGTCGAGCAGGCCGGCGGCGAGTCCTTCGACGGCGACTCCTCGGTACTGGAGACCGAGGCCGAGCGTCTCCACCAGCGGACGCCGCTATTCGTCGGCAGCGAGGAGCCGATGGCCCAGTTGATCGAGACACTCGGCGGGCGAGCGCGGGACCCCCACGTGACGACGCGGGACTCGCCGTGGGAGTAG
- a CDS encoding MTH1187 family thiamine-binding protein, with protein sequence MTLVAFLSVAPVIEDSMSGEVAKAVAALDDFAVSYETTPMGTIIETDDTSELFAAVEAAHRAVEADRVSTFLKIDDKRTIEQEAREKVESVEEHLGRPARSE encoded by the coding sequence ATGACACTCGTCGCGTTCCTGAGCGTCGCACCGGTCATCGAAGACAGCATGTCAGGCGAGGTCGCCAAAGCCGTCGCCGCACTGGACGACTTCGCCGTCTCCTACGAGACCACGCCGATGGGGACGATCATCGAGACCGACGACACTTCGGAGTTGTTCGCGGCCGTCGAGGCGGCCCACCGCGCCGTCGAGGCCGACCGCGTCTCGACGTTTCTGAAAATCGATGACAAACGGACGATCGAACAGGAGGCTCGCGAGAAAGTCGAATCCGTCGAGGAGCATCTGGGCCGACCCGCCAGAAGCGAGTGA
- the mch gene encoding methenyltetrahydromethanopterin cyclohydrolase, which translates to MDPLNRMATELVDEAIDFADELAIDVHQLDSDATVLDFGVETPGGVEAGLMLAEIQTAGLATLQTDMREIDGVPRTHVELSTDYPGLALLGSQKAGWEISTESFEGLGSGPARALVAEEDEFARLGYRDAFEFAVLALESDTLPDESVVSQVAEMAGVPESGVFLPTYASASIPGSVTAAARAAELAVFRLAELGYDPLDVLSASASAPVAPVAGEEDLAMARTNDALAYGGQVHLVVDEPFDRFEEITASAAPEYGDPFVDIFEGVDWELADLSMELFAPGQVTVDVVGGDTHVLGQRREDVLAESFGH; encoded by the coding sequence ATGGATCCCCTCAATCGGATGGCCACCGAACTCGTCGACGAGGCCATCGACTTCGCCGACGAACTGGCCATCGACGTCCACCAGCTCGATAGCGACGCCACAGTACTCGATTTCGGCGTCGAGACCCCCGGCGGCGTCGAAGCCGGCCTCATGCTCGCGGAGATTCAGACGGCCGGCCTGGCGACCCTCCAGACCGACATGCGCGAGATTGACGGCGTCCCGCGCACGCACGTGGAACTCTCGACTGACTACCCCGGACTCGCCCTGCTGGGCTCGCAGAAAGCGGGCTGGGAGATCAGCACCGAGAGTTTCGAGGGCCTGGGATCGGGACCGGCCCGCGCGCTCGTAGCAGAGGAAGACGAGTTCGCCCGCCTGGGCTATCGGGACGCCTTCGAGTTCGCCGTCCTCGCGCTGGAATCGGACACGCTCCCCGACGAGTCGGTCGTCTCGCAGGTCGCAGAGATGGCCGGCGTCCCCGAGAGCGGCGTCTTCCTGCCGACGTACGCCAGCGCCTCCATTCCCGGAAGTGTCACGGCGGCCGCTCGCGCCGCCGAACTGGCGGTCTTCCGACTCGCCGAACTCGGATACGATCCGCTGGACGTGCTCTCGGCGTCGGCCTCGGCACCGGTCGCGCCCGTCGCCGGCGAGGAAGACCTCGCGATGGCCCGGACCAACGACGCGCTCGCCTACGGCGGGCAGGTTCACCTGGTGGTCGACGAGCCGTTCGATCGCTTCGAGGAGATCACCGCCAGCGCAGCCCCCGAGTACGGCGACCCGTTCGTCGACATCTTCGAGGGCGTCGACTGGGAATTGGCCGACCTCTCGATGGAACTGTTCGCCCCGGGGCAAGTCACCGTCGACGTCGTCGGCGGCGACACGCACGTTCTGGGACAGCGCCGCGAGGACGTCCTCGCCGAGAGCTTCGGCCACTGA
- a CDS encoding MBL fold metallo-hydrolase, producing the protein MAEELAPGVWFLDLGLIRPVETNCYLVDDGEVTLIDTGLWWNRPSMDAELAEAGYTPTDVDRVLLTHYDLDHTTGLRHLPGFEGPIYIGEADYDLYTGASDPPLIHHKGLFHRLVRPFFPLPRDADVRPVADGERIGNFTAYHTPGHNPGHLAYVHDSGAAFVGDLLWEDDGELTPPFWLDCYDTTQLRESIVAFAGAIPDVEVMGMGHGTPIRTGAHRLLDDLAARL; encoded by the coding sequence ATGGCGGAAGAACTGGCTCCGGGTGTGTGGTTTCTCGATCTCGGCTTGATCAGGCCGGTCGAGACCAACTGTTATCTCGTCGACGACGGCGAGGTGACGCTCATCGACACCGGACTCTGGTGGAACCGCCCCTCGATGGACGCCGAACTTGCGGAGGCGGGGTACACGCCCACAGATGTCGACCGCGTGCTCCTCACGCACTACGATCTGGACCACACCACGGGACTGCGACACCTCCCTGGATTCGAAGGGCCGATCTACATCGGCGAGGCCGACTACGACCTCTACACCGGCGCGAGCGACCCGCCGTTGATCCACCACAAGGGACTCTTTCACCGGCTCGTTCGGCCGTTCTTCCCGCTGCCGAGAGACGCCGACGTCCGGCCCGTCGCCGATGGCGAGCGGATCGGCAATTTCACGGCGTATCACACGCCCGGACACAACCCCGGTCACCTGGCGTACGTCCACGACTCGGGTGCGGCGTTCGTCGGCGACCTCCTCTGGGAGGACGACGGCGAGCTGACGCCGCCGTTCTGGCTGGACTGCTACGACACCACGCAACTGCGCGAGAGCATCGTCGCCTTCGCCGGGGCGATCCCGGACGTGGAAGTCATGGGCATGGGCCA